A stretch of the Sphingobacterium thalpophilum genome encodes the following:
- a CDS encoding glycoside hydrolase family 31 protein: MHKLKSFYLMLFCLISIVHGAAGQVMKATQCQDYQIEGRKVTFNCSDDAKLEFYFCSSSVVRIWYDASGTLQRKNASFAVVHEQLEDIGEIKVNNEPASFEIFTGKLRVRLNKDPMQLLIYDKWQKLVFSDYKSLGHRTSGTKTVAHKVLRPDEQFFGLGEKTGPLNRRGRSYKMWNSDKPCYSSQEDPLYKSIPFFMSSYHYGIFLDNTYKTAFDFGTSSTESYSFEAPDGPFIYYFIYGKDYKEIQQQYIALTGKPIMPPRWAFGFAQSRGLYTREDQALEIASEFRKREIPCDIIYQDIGWTQELQDFNWRKGNYKDPKGMLKKLNDQGFKMILSQDPVVSQANKRQWQEAHQKGYFVKDRRTGTSYDMPWPWGGNCGVVDFTNPSVADWWGQLQQKPLADGVSGFWTDMGEPAWSNEEDVDRLHMQHQLGMHAEIHNVYGLTWDKVVKEQFDKHNPNKRIFQMTRAAYAGLQRYTFGWSGDSGSGTEVTEGWSQLANQVAVGLSAGLGGIPFWTTDISGYCGDITDYPAMAELYTRWMQFGIFNPLSRAHHEGNNAVEPWLFGEVAEKNAKTAIELKYQLFPYLYSYAHKAHQTGLPILRGLFMEFPLDDQVIGINDQFMFGQEILVAPVLKKGERVKKLYLPDGEWIDFNDKKTVYLGGQQIAYRAALNRIPMFVKRGAIVPMMPIMQYIGQDPMPPLYIHIFPNYEGESATFELYEDDGETQDYLKGIGSTTRFTCTTLAEGDFETAIQPRDKGYTPAKGRQLYLCYHLESRPNDVTIDGKTISYAVVDNNRTSTIKNNEPSWTWDAQQGSCIIKLTDDRNAKNIKIH; this comes from the coding sequence ATGCATAAACTAAAATCTTTTTATTTGATGCTGTTTTGCCTGATCTCCATCGTTCATGGAGCAGCAGGGCAGGTGATGAAAGCGACACAATGCCAAGATTATCAGATCGAGGGGCGAAAGGTGACTTTCAATTGCAGCGACGATGCTAAGCTGGAGTTTTATTTTTGCAGCAGTTCTGTTGTTCGGATATGGTATGATGCCAGCGGCACACTACAAAGGAAGAACGCTTCCTTTGCAGTAGTTCATGAACAGCTTGAGGACATCGGTGAAATCAAGGTGAATAACGAACCGGCAAGCTTCGAAATCTTCACCGGAAAGCTGCGTGTCCGCCTCAACAAGGATCCCATGCAGTTGCTGATTTACGATAAGTGGCAAAAGTTGGTTTTCAGTGATTATAAAAGTCTTGGACACCGCACGAGCGGCACCAAAACCGTGGCACATAAAGTACTGCGTCCCGATGAGCAATTCTTTGGCCTAGGCGAAAAGACTGGGCCGCTCAATCGAAGAGGCCGGTCTTACAAGATGTGGAATAGCGACAAACCCTGTTATAGCAGTCAAGAAGATCCATTGTATAAGAGTATTCCTTTTTTCATGAGCAGCTACCATTATGGTATTTTTTTGGACAATACCTATAAAACAGCTTTTGACTTTGGAACCAGCAGTACAGAATCCTATTCTTTTGAAGCACCAGATGGTCCCTTCATCTACTATTTTATCTATGGGAAGGATTATAAAGAGATCCAACAGCAATATATCGCTTTGACTGGGAAACCGATCATGCCACCAAGGTGGGCGTTTGGTTTTGCACAGAGCCGTGGACTTTATACTCGGGAAGACCAGGCTTTGGAGATCGCTTCCGAATTTCGAAAGCGCGAAATTCCCTGTGATATCATCTATCAGGATATTGGTTGGACACAGGAACTGCAAGATTTCAACTGGCGTAAAGGAAATTATAAAGATCCCAAAGGAATGCTCAAAAAGCTGAATGATCAAGGATTTAAGATGATTCTCTCACAAGATCCAGTGGTGTCGCAAGCAAATAAAAGACAGTGGCAGGAGGCCCATCAAAAAGGATATTTTGTCAAGGACCGCCGTACGGGTACATCTTATGATATGCCTTGGCCATGGGGTGGTAATTGTGGGGTCGTTGATTTTACAAATCCATCTGTGGCCGACTGGTGGGGGCAACTCCAGCAGAAGCCCTTAGCCGATGGTGTTAGTGGTTTCTGGACAGATATGGGGGAGCCTGCCTGGAGCAATGAAGAGGATGTTGATAGACTTCATATGCAACACCAGTTAGGCATGCATGCCGAGATCCACAACGTATACGGTCTTACCTGGGATAAGGTGGTGAAAGAGCAGTTTGACAAGCATAATCCCAACAAGCGGATCTTTCAGATGACACGCGCAGCTTATGCCGGACTTCAGCGCTATACCTTTGGCTGGTCTGGCGATAGCGGCAGCGGGACCGAGGTGACCGAAGGCTGGAGCCAATTGGCCAATCAGGTTGCGGTCGGATTATCGGCGGGTCTTGGCGGTATTCCGTTTTGGACGACAGACATTTCAGGTTATTGTGGAGACATTACAGATTACCCTGCTATGGCAGAGCTGTATACACGTTGGATGCAATTTGGTATTTTTAATCCATTGAGCCGCGCCCATCACGAGGGCAACAATGCGGTCGAACCCTGGTTATTTGGTGAGGTCGCCGAAAAAAATGCCAAGACAGCCATTGAACTCAAATATCAACTGTTTCCATATCTCTATTCCTATGCGCACAAAGCGCATCAGACTGGTCTACCTATATTAAGGGGCTTGTTTATGGAATTTCCACTAGACGACCAGGTTATTGGGATCAATGATCAGTTTATGTTTGGACAGGAAATCCTTGTGGCCCCTGTGCTGAAAAAAGGCGAACGGGTCAAAAAACTCTATCTGCCCGATGGCGAATGGATTGATTTTAATGACAAAAAGACGGTATACCTTGGGGGGCAGCAGATTGCCTACCGCGCAGCTCTAAACCGAATCCCGATGTTTGTCAAAAGAGGTGCTATCGTACCCATGATGCCGATCATGCAATATATCGGCCAGGATCCAATGCCTCCGCTTTATATCCATATCTTCCCTAATTATGAGGGTGAGTCCGCTACATTTGAACTTTATGAAGACGATGGAGAGACACAGGATTATCTCAAAGGTATTGGTTCTACGACACGCTTTACCTGCACAACCCTGGCTGAAGGCGATTTTGAAACAGCTATTCAACCCCGGGATAAAGGATACACACCTGCCAAAGGAAGGCAGCTCTACTTATGCTATCATCTTGAAAGCAGGCCCAATGACGTCACCATTGATGGGAAGACCATATCCTATGCGGTTGTGGACAATAATCGAACGTCAACGATAAAGAACAATGAGCCGAGCTGGACATGGGATGCCCAACAGGGAAGCTGCATCATTAAACTGACGGATGATCGAAATGCGAAAAATATAAAAATCCACTAA
- a CDS encoding SusC/RagA family TonB-linked outer membrane protein: MKNQGRLRFTYPILMLLMILISLNSFAQQREIQGTVRDENKLAIEAVSVSNKGTTQQVQTDRSGHFKMTVAHGSVLSISYIGYKTQEVKVDNASIYDIILVKDNTALDEVVVIGYGTVRKKDLTGSLASVGAEAMKDKPVANVGEALQGRASGVQVINSGAPGSNVSIQIRGLGSINNSAPLLVIDGVPTDLSLNALNPNDVETIDILKDASATAIYGSRGANGVVLISTKKGNKNKGSITASANYAIQQATSLPKMLNAQQFASLHNEMMANNNNRQRPDFADPTLLGRGTDWLDALLQTGKLANYALSYAGGGEKNTYYVSAGMLNQDGIVKNTDYKRYNFQFNNEAKQTAWLKLGNTLTLSHDVKHNGSYSVLNTLASLPTQPIFNEDGTYSGPGNEAIFYGDLRNPIGTAMLEQNTTKGYNLLGNIYAEASFLNHFSFKSLFGLDYKAWDNMTFSPKYNWKPIPVPNSYRSESFNKSLTYLWDNTLTYANTFEGGHEVNVMLGSSAQNNDYNYMNGSIKEFLSDNNSQLNNGLLDPTVGGSRNEWALLSFFGRANYTFKNRYLLTATVRRDGTSRIASANRWGTFPSFSAAWRISEESFFNKNDFWSDVKLRIGYGVTGNQAVLDNYAASARLKTGQYVFNGIPVSTLYPLVMPNPGIRWETIKQQNVGIDAGFFKNRIQLTMDAYIKRTSDMLVRMSVPITTGYSDSYTPMINAGEVENKGWELNLRSQNLKGEWVWNTDFNISYNRNKVVRLDGDVPIYFGYQSHTIGQPVGSFYGYLTNGIFQNWAEVNSYAYQYQGADPANSTAPGDIKFRDINKDGVVNDYDRAYLGNPTPSWSFAMNNKLSYKNMDLEVFFQGVSGNQIYNANRVTLEGMYTIRNQTTKVLDRWTAEGSGNEVPRAIYSDPNKNTRNSDRFIERGKYLRLKNLTVGYTLPEAVAKRLHVGRLRFYFSGQNLFTWTKYSGFDPEVIGGVDNSNYPITKNFSLGLDLRF; encoded by the coding sequence ATGAAAAACCAGGGGCGATTACGTTTTACGTATCCCATTCTTATGCTTTTAATGATTTTGATCAGTTTAAATTCATTTGCGCAACAGAGGGAGATTCAGGGTACGGTAAGAGACGAAAACAAGCTAGCTATTGAAGCTGTTTCTGTCAGCAACAAAGGAACAACCCAACAAGTACAGACCGATCGAAGTGGCCATTTTAAAATGACCGTTGCGCATGGCTCAGTTTTGAGTATATCCTATATCGGCTACAAGACTCAGGAAGTAAAAGTAGATAATGCATCCATTTACGATATTATACTAGTTAAGGATAACACGGCACTTGATGAAGTGGTTGTTATCGGATATGGGACCGTTAGGAAGAAAGATCTGACAGGTTCCCTAGCGTCTGTGGGTGCCGAGGCCATGAAAGATAAGCCTGTGGCAAACGTTGGCGAAGCACTTCAAGGACGTGCCTCTGGTGTACAGGTTATCAACTCCGGCGCGCCCGGAAGTAACGTGTCCATACAGATCCGGGGGCTGGGGTCAATCAACAATAGTGCTCCGTTGTTAGTGATTGATGGCGTTCCAACGGATCTGTCTCTCAATGCGCTCAACCCAAATGATGTGGAGACAATCGATATCCTCAAGGATGCCTCTGCTACTGCCATTTATGGTTCCAGAGGAGCCAATGGTGTTGTATTGATTTCAACAAAAAAGGGTAATAAAAATAAAGGTAGTATTACGGCAAGTGCCAATTACGCGATTCAGCAGGCAACAAGCCTGCCCAAAATGCTGAATGCACAGCAGTTTGCTTCGCTGCACAATGAGATGATGGCCAATAACAATAACCGTCAACGACCGGATTTTGCCGATCCTACATTGCTTGGCCGAGGAACAGATTGGTTAGATGCGCTCTTACAGACAGGTAAATTAGCTAATTATGCCCTTAGTTATGCTGGTGGTGGCGAAAAGAATACGTACTACGTCTCTGCTGGTATGCTCAATCAGGATGGCATCGTGAAAAACACCGATTACAAACGGTATAATTTTCAGTTTAACAATGAAGCTAAACAGACAGCATGGCTCAAATTGGGGAATACACTCACGCTAAGCCATGATGTAAAACACAATGGTTCCTACAGCGTATTGAATACGTTGGCCTCATTGCCCACACAACCAATTTTCAATGAAGACGGTACCTACTCAGGTCCTGGAAATGAAGCTATATTCTATGGCGACCTGCGCAATCCAATCGGTACTGCCATGCTTGAACAAAATACAACGAAAGGCTATAATCTTCTTGGAAATATCTATGCAGAAGCAAGTTTTTTGAATCATTTCAGCTTCAAATCTTTGTTTGGCCTCGATTATAAGGCTTGGGACAATATGACCTTTTCGCCTAAATACAATTGGAAACCCATCCCAGTTCCCAATTCCTATCGGAGTGAAAGCTTCAACAAGAGCCTGACCTATTTGTGGGACAATACCCTCACTTATGCAAATACTTTCGAGGGTGGGCACGAAGTCAATGTGATGTTAGGATCTAGTGCGCAGAACAATGATTATAATTACATGAATGGAAGCATCAAGGAATTTCTTTCTGATAATAACAGCCAGTTAAACAATGGTTTATTAGATCCAACCGTAGGTGGGAGCCGCAACGAATGGGCGCTATTGTCATTCTTCGGACGCGCCAATTACACGTTTAAAAATCGTTATCTCCTTACGGCGACGGTACGTCGTGATGGTACATCAAGAATTGCGTCGGCCAATCGTTGGGGGACTTTCCCATCTTTTTCCGCCGCCTGGCGTATCTCTGAAGAGTCTTTTTTTAACAAAAATGACTTTTGGAGTGATGTTAAACTCCGTATCGGTTATGGAGTTACCGGTAATCAGGCCGTATTGGACAACTATGCTGCATCAGCTCGCTTAAAAACTGGTCAATATGTTTTCAATGGTATTCCCGTTTCGACATTGTACCCACTCGTTATGCCTAACCCAGGCATACGCTGGGAAACTATCAAACAACAGAATGTTGGAATTGATGCAGGTTTTTTCAAAAACAGGATCCAGTTGACGATGGATGCTTATATCAAAAGAACCTCAGATATGCTTGTCAGGATGAGCGTGCCCATTACGACAGGATATTCGGACAGCTATACACCAATGATCAATGCCGGAGAGGTCGAAAACAAGGGTTGGGAATTGAATTTACGTAGCCAAAACCTAAAAGGAGAATGGGTTTGGAATACCGATTTCAATATCTCCTATAATAGAAATAAGGTCGTTAGACTTGATGGCGATGTACCTATTTATTTTGGTTATCAATCCCATACCATTGGACAGCCTGTTGGATCATTTTATGGCTATTTGACCAATGGTATTTTTCAGAACTGGGCCGAAGTGAATAGTTATGCTTATCAATATCAAGGAGCAGATCCAGCCAATAGTACAGCGCCCGGCGATATCAAATTTAGGGACATCAATAAAGATGGAGTCGTCAATGACTATGATCGTGCCTATTTAGGCAATCCAACACCAAGTTGGAGTTTTGCCATGAATAATAAATTGTCCTATAAAAATATGGATCTTGAAGTATTCTTTCAGGGGGTATCCGGAAACCAGATCTATAATGCCAATAGGGTTACACTGGAAGGTATGTATACAATTCGAAATCAGACGACTAAGGTTCTTGATCGTTGGACCGCTGAAGGATCAGGCAACGAGGTGCCCAGAGCGATTTACAGCGACCCCAATAAGAATACACGTAATTCAGACCGTTTTATTGAGCGGGGAAAATACTTACGTCTGAAAAATCTGACCGTAGGTTATACCTTGCCTGAGGCTGTAGCCAAACGGCTGCATGTAGGGCGGTTGCGGTTTTATTTTTCAGGACAGAATTTGTTCACCTGGACCAAGTATTCTGGCTTCGATCCTGAAGTGATAGGAGGTGTTGACAATAGTAATTACCCGATCACAAAAAACTTTAGCTTGGGATTGGACCTTAGATTTTAA
- a CDS encoding glycoside hydrolase family 66 protein, which produces MKRIFRLVVAGGMLLSGSCNNYYDIDKDPITYGQTYFKPVINTDKAVYKPGEKITFTAAISDNNLSVAYTYLGELIKEEPLSQLSWTWTPPTTDFRGYMVYLFKTDDTTKKPLYSIAVDVSSDWRKFPRYGFVSNYDRLDQQAIQRNVETLNRFHINGIQFYDWQMDQHKPLAGSVSSPADSWLDLIGRTNYKSTVDGYIQAAHDKGMKAMFYNLLYGALSNAASDGVSEQWYLFKDNQHQEKDRHPLNAPFRSNIYLVDPGNSAWQTYINKRHQDVFAVYNFDGYHIDQLGDRGKLYDYTGKEVKLEQRYGSFIAASKKAFPGKYHVMNAVNQYGQESGIASSAVDFLYTEVWDPNKSYDELVKIIQDNDRFGNYNKNTVLAAYMNYAKSNQAGFVNEPGVLLTNAVIFANGGAHLEMGEHYLTNEYFANNNLLLKGTTKEKLIQYYDFMVAYQNVLRDGGTAAVFSVTGTNALTISNGKARSGSITSYGRHFANRDVIHLINFKDANTMEWRDTNGTQQEPSRIDGLQIKLDVTRTVKRVWFASPDMQGGVAIPLTKAQTGNKLTIDLPGLKYWDMVVIEY; this is translated from the coding sequence ATGAAACGAATATTCAGACTTGTGGTTGCCGGCGGAATGCTTCTAAGCGGGAGCTGCAACAACTATTACGATATTGACAAAGATCCGATCACCTATGGGCAGACCTATTTTAAGCCTGTCATCAATACAGATAAGGCAGTTTATAAACCTGGGGAAAAGATCACATTTACAGCTGCAATCTCCGACAATAATTTGAGTGTCGCCTATACCTATCTGGGCGAATTGATCAAGGAGGAGCCGCTTTCGCAGTTGAGCTGGACCTGGACACCACCTACGACAGACTTTCGGGGCTACATGGTCTATCTTTTTAAAACTGATGATACAACCAAAAAGCCGCTCTATAGCATAGCCGTTGATGTATCCTCTGACTGGCGCAAGTTTCCACGGTATGGATTTGTATCCAATTATGATCGCCTTGATCAGCAGGCAATACAACGCAATGTCGAAACGCTCAACCGTTTCCATATCAATGGAATCCAGTTTTATGACTGGCAGATGGATCAGCATAAACCTTTGGCCGGTTCAGTATCCAGTCCGGCTGATTCCTGGCTGGATCTTATCGGCCGGACTAATTACAAATCTACCGTGGATGGGTATATTCAGGCCGCTCATGATAAAGGTATGAAAGCGATGTTCTACAACTTGTTGTATGGCGCTTTGTCCAATGCGGCAAGTGATGGGGTATCCGAACAATGGTACCTTTTTAAGGATAATCAACATCAGGAGAAAGATAGGCATCCCTTGAATGCACCCTTTCGCAGCAATATCTATTTGGTCGATCCCGGCAACTCCGCCTGGCAGACCTACATTAACAAAAGACATCAAGATGTATTTGCGGTCTATAATTTTGACGGCTATCACATCGATCAGTTGGGAGACCGCGGAAAACTATATGACTATACCGGCAAAGAAGTGAAACTAGAGCAGCGCTACGGCTCATTCATAGCAGCGTCAAAGAAGGCTTTTCCGGGTAAGTATCACGTGATGAATGCAGTTAATCAATATGGTCAGGAGTCTGGGATAGCATCATCGGCTGTTGATTTTTTATATACCGAAGTTTGGGATCCCAACAAATCATACGATGAATTGGTGAAAATTATTCAGGACAATGACCGTTTTGGCAATTACAATAAGAATACCGTATTAGCAGCTTATATGAACTATGCTAAGTCCAATCAGGCCGGCTTTGTCAATGAGCCGGGTGTGTTGCTGACCAATGCGGTCATTTTTGCCAATGGAGGGGCTCACCTTGAAATGGGAGAACATTATTTGACCAATGAATATTTTGCAAATAACAACCTGCTGCTTAAAGGAACAACAAAGGAAAAGCTGATCCAATATTATGACTTTATGGTCGCCTACCAAAACGTATTGCGAGACGGTGGTACAGCCGCGGTCTTTAGTGTCACCGGTACAAACGCTTTGACTATCAGTAATGGTAAAGCAAGATCAGGCAGTATTACAAGCTATGGGCGACATTTTGCTAATCGTGATGTAATCCATTTGATCAATTTTAAGGATGCCAATACTATGGAATGGCGCGACACCAACGGGACCCAACAGGAACCCTCCCGTATCGATGGCCTACAGATCAAGCTCGACGTGACACGTACTGTCAAGCGAGTATGGTTTGCATCGCCCGATATGCAAGGGGGCGTCGCTATTCCGCTTACTAAAGCGCAGACAGGAAATAAATTGACCATCGATCTGCCGGGGCTCAAGTATTGGGACATGGTTGTGATCGAATATTAA
- a CDS encoding SusF/SusE family outer membrane protein, which produces MKRLYYIINLILISSLFCQSCKDDFGHVLYPDGPLELSVSTSDIVLNVAAPEQEAVVFDWTSGSNFGTNAAIKYTLEIGEKGKDFKPVISSTFEKGLRSQRYVTKDFNQLLIDKLGITAGSGAQLEARVTAETQDGQSAAQLSQIISLKVKTYKPITETLYILGSATSNGWDANKASRMNPIQGTPGAFIWQGVLSPGEFKFISTLGNFRPSYNKGTSNEKLYYRESESDPYDVPFTVAKSGLYQVKVNLIDLSIAITEIEGAMYDALWFVGGFTGWNFQPMAKDPNDPFIFTYHAVLNSGNSTDEFKIATKPDFDPSVVFLRPETDQQGVGTDLPVVKWSESENKNDYKWRINKGTYKIRLDLRANKITIAPFTPFAVIYLVGDATPNGWDIAAATPMVNGDTPHRFTWSGTLKAGELKFSCDKQADWNGAWFLASQNGRTPSGQTEQMIFSKSGSNPDNKWKVTTPGTYSITLDQLQETVTIIKQ; this is translated from the coding sequence ATGAAAAGACTATATTATATTATCAATTTGATCTTGATTTCGTCCTTGTTCTGTCAGTCCTGTAAAGACGATTTTGGCCATGTCCTCTATCCCGATGGCCCCTTAGAACTTAGTGTCTCGACATCAGATATTGTATTGAATGTTGCCGCCCCGGAGCAGGAAGCTGTCGTATTCGATTGGACATCCGGTTCTAATTTTGGAACGAATGCCGCCATCAAGTATACCCTTGAAATCGGTGAAAAAGGGAAGGATTTTAAGCCTGTCATTAGCAGTACTTTTGAGAAAGGATTGCGGTCACAAAGATATGTTACCAAAGATTTTAATCAATTGTTGATTGACAAGCTTGGCATCACAGCAGGAAGCGGAGCACAGCTGGAAGCTCGTGTCACAGCAGAGACCCAAGACGGACAAAGCGCAGCACAGCTGTCTCAAATAATTAGTTTAAAGGTCAAAACCTACAAGCCGATTACCGAAACACTCTATATCCTTGGTAGCGCAACAAGCAACGGCTGGGATGCGAACAAAGCCAGCAGGATGAATCCGATACAGGGTACACCAGGAGCCTTTATATGGCAAGGCGTATTGAGTCCGGGCGAGTTTAAGTTTATCAGCACTTTGGGCAATTTTAGACCTTCGTACAACAAAGGAACAAGTAATGAAAAGCTCTATTATCGTGAGTCGGAGTCAGATCCCTACGATGTTCCATTTACCGTTGCCAAATCGGGACTATACCAAGTCAAAGTCAATCTGATCGATCTATCAATTGCCATTACTGAAATTGAGGGAGCTATGTATGATGCACTGTGGTTTGTGGGTGGCTTTACCGGTTGGAACTTTCAGCCTATGGCGAAAGACCCGAATGACCCTTTTATTTTTACCTATCATGCCGTCTTAAACTCTGGTAATAGCACAGACGAGTTTAAGATTGCAACGAAGCCGGATTTTGATCCAAGCGTTGTCTTTTTGCGCCCAGAGACAGATCAACAAGGCGTTGGAACAGACCTACCTGTCGTCAAGTGGTCCGAGAGTGAAAATAAAAATGATTATAAATGGCGGATTAATAAAGGAACCTATAAGATCAGGCTGGATCTACGGGCCAATAAAATTACCATTGCTCCTTTTACACCGTTTGCGGTTATTTATCTTGTGGGCGATGCGACACCCAATGGTTGGGATATTGCCGCAGCAACCCCGATGGTCAACGGTGATACACCCCACAGATTCACCTGGTCTGGAACACTTAAAGCCGGTGAATTAAAGTTCAGTTGCGATAAACAGGCCGATTGGAATGGCGCATGGTTTTTGGCCTCACAAAATGGCAGGACACCCTCAGGGCAGACCGAGCAGATGATCTTTAGCAAGTCTGGCTCTAATCCAGATAATAAGTGGAAAGTGACCACTCCGGGTACCTACAGTATCACACTGGATCAGCTACAGGAAACAGTCACAATTATCAAACAATAA
- a CDS encoding RagB/SusD family nutrient uptake outer membrane protein, whose product MMMKKIFYIALAAMPLWLGSCSKFLDKEPLEDPSAESVKDASAAVAMINAAYQPLQRPKLYNMRIWSLDIMAGNSVVGAGGGDDGIETIQLSNFSTGPDNFSAVDLWRGPNPGILYCNTVLENVPSMDIDLQLKNRLIGEAKFLRANYYFILVQLFGDVPLSLVPAKPGDDLKPARVSKERIYNEVIVPDLKEAITLLPRREEYADQDKGRVSKGAAAGLLAKVYLTLKQYQLCIDQCNQVESLGYVLNADYSDCFGGEPRHKNTAESLFEVQYYGLTKAGFWDDENQANWLSTYMGPRNSGWVGGGYGWNQPTAEFVSQYETGDLRKDKTILYEGGPLFDGKAYKSNMSSTGYNVRKFLVPLSISPDYNTNAANIVVLRYADVLLMKAEALNELGNTAQAVDPLYLVRQRAGLTDKTSITGLSQADMREKIRHERRIELAFEGQRWFDLIRWDNGQYALNFLHSIGKLNATAKHLLLPIPQVEIDANPNLKQNPGY is encoded by the coding sequence ATGATGATGAAAAAAATATTTTATATAGCCCTTGCGGCGATGCCCCTCTGGTTGGGCTCATGTTCAAAATTTTTGGATAAAGAACCTCTTGAGGATCCCAGTGCCGAGTCCGTCAAGGATGCTTCCGCTGCCGTTGCAATGATCAATGCGGCATATCAGCCACTCCAACGGCCCAAGTTATACAATATGCGGATATGGTCATTAGACATTATGGCGGGGAATAGTGTCGTGGGCGCAGGTGGTGGCGATGATGGAATAGAAACGATCCAACTATCCAATTTTTCTACTGGCCCAGACAATTTCTCGGCGGTTGATCTTTGGCGAGGACCCAATCCCGGTATTTTATATTGTAATACCGTCCTGGAAAATGTCCCTTCGATGGATATAGATCTCCAATTGAAAAACAGATTGATCGGCGAAGCCAAATTCCTCCGTGCCAACTATTATTTTATCTTGGTTCAGCTGTTTGGCGATGTGCCGCTTTCGTTGGTACCCGCAAAACCCGGAGATGATCTCAAACCGGCTCGCGTGAGCAAAGAACGCATCTATAATGAAGTCATTGTACCAGACCTTAAGGAAGCCATTACACTTTTACCACGTCGTGAGGAATATGCCGATCAGGATAAGGGACGCGTCAGTAAAGGAGCTGCGGCAGGCCTTTTGGCAAAAGTTTACCTCACACTAAAACAATATCAGTTGTGCATTGATCAATGCAATCAGGTCGAGTCGCTGGGGTATGTACTTAATGCCGACTATAGTGACTGTTTTGGAGGTGAGCCTCGTCATAAAAATACAGCCGAATCGCTCTTTGAAGTGCAATATTATGGACTTACCAAGGCCGGATTTTGGGACGATGAAAATCAGGCAAACTGGCTGAGTACCTATATGGGACCACGCAATTCCGGCTGGGTAGGCGGTGGCTATGGTTGGAATCAGCCAACGGCGGAGTTTGTCTCCCAATATGAAACTGGAGACTTGCGCAAAGATAAAACTATTTTGTATGAAGGAGGACCACTTTTCGACGGTAAGGCCTACAAATCCAATATGTCCTCCACAGGATATAACGTGCGCAAATTTTTGGTTCCATTGTCCATTTCACCCGATTACAATACCAATGCGGCCAATATCGTTGTGCTGCGTTATGCAGATGTGCTATTGATGAAGGCTGAGGCACTCAATGAACTCGGCAATACAGCTCAAGCTGTGGATCCCTTGTATTTGGTGCGACAACGAGCTGGGTTGACCGACAAAACGTCAATTACAGGGCTTTCCCAGGCTGATATGCGCGAAAAGATCCGTCACGAAAGAAGAATAGAACTTGCTTTTGAAGGACAACGCTGGTTTGATTTGATTCGCTGGGACAATGGACAGTATGCGCTTAACTTTCTGCACAGCATCGGTAAGCTCAATGCGACCGCAAAACATTTGTTGTTACCTATTCCTCAAGTTGAGATTGACGCCAATCCAAATTTGAAGCAGAATCCCGGTTATTAA